A DNA window from Thermosynechococcaceae cyanobacterium Okahandja contains the following coding sequences:
- a CDS encoding zinc metalloprotease HtpX, which yields MPSPESDFRVDPRFVAGLAALNRGDYLLAIAAFQAVIAQCGTRREGLKAHLHLVKAYAQTQQWQEAITLCQFLARVEHPHIQAWARKYLPQLELHRDAEPTAPNLQLLMPPPPSSRLRQLRPVSRWYLWVSQGLTIAVMAGLAYWAVRVAVMALTGLPNDMLALLRGWEGAIAAALVGAVALLLFGFSSSLWSLVLHYSYGLRPVSLGELSDYSPEAVTLIGSLTWSWRQPRPQLQCLMSAAPVIFSYGCWRRRIVVSEGLLRSLSPQELAALLAVELAQLRQGLHTLITPLVLVLQVPYAFYHRFSGWGDRWAPPYGRDWGRRLGAMTLYTACALLSQGSYLLFRGLEMLLFWSNQLRQYYSDRQGAVLAGNPNTLVLAWLRLMHATAETVRHQGSIGAAMESLRLLLPLNPTQAALWGEQPIDWGAIARWDGDHPLRWWFRCTSSHRPLGLRLRALMAYSRRWKLPCLLLVAPQSSGPLQRGWQQLTPLWGAIAGVLLALLLTAVGQFAFRLGQLGFALWWLTDWQTLGRSLSAVGLGVGLFLRINAYYPTLGDRPQVATLSQLLHRSLALPLDSTPVRLEGRLCAVTGLRNGLGQHLWLQTANGLWLLRCYRPWGSLWLILAPQHLETLRGRSLTVEGWFRRGTVPMVEVAQWHCPDLKQTQSWQAPYWAIVVASLWVLYGILTLLGWL from the coding sequence ATGCCTTCCCCGGAATCCGACTTCAGGGTTGATCCTCGTTTCGTTGCAGGCTTAGCGGCGCTGAATCGCGGGGATTACCTACTGGCGATCGCAGCGTTTCAGGCGGTTATTGCCCAGTGCGGTACGCGGCGGGAGGGGTTAAAGGCGCACCTGCACCTTGTGAAGGCCTATGCCCAAACCCAGCAGTGGCAAGAGGCCATTACCCTGTGTCAATTCCTAGCTCGTGTGGAGCATCCCCACATCCAAGCTTGGGCGCGCAAGTACCTCCCCCAACTCGAGTTGCACCGCGATGCAGAGCCTACCGCTCCTAATCTGCAACTGTTGATGCCACCGCCGCCCTCTAGCCGCTTGCGGCAACTACGACCGGTGTCTCGCTGGTACCTGTGGGTCAGCCAAGGGTTGACCATTGCCGTGATGGCGGGATTGGCCTATTGGGCTGTACGGGTGGCAGTGATGGCTCTGACGGGGCTGCCGAACGATATGCTGGCCCTGTTGCGGGGCTGGGAAGGGGCGATCGCCGCGGCGCTGGTGGGTGCCGTGGCACTGCTGCTATTTGGCTTTAGCAGTAGTTTGTGGTCGCTGGTGCTGCACTATAGCTACGGGCTGCGACCGGTGAGCCTAGGGGAATTAAGTGATTACAGTCCTGAAGCGGTGACCCTCATCGGCAGCTTGACTTGGTCGTGGCGGCAACCTCGGCCCCAACTCCAGTGCCTCATGAGTGCCGCACCGGTTATTTTTAGCTATGGGTGCTGGCGACGGCGCATTGTGGTTAGTGAGGGGCTACTGCGCAGTCTTAGCCCGCAAGAGTTGGCGGCGTTGCTGGCGGTGGAGCTAGCACAACTACGGCAGGGCTTGCATACGCTGATAACCCCCCTAGTGCTGGTGTTACAGGTGCCCTACGCCTTCTATCACCGCTTCAGTGGCTGGGGCGATCGCTGGGCCCCCCCCTACGGTCGGGATTGGGGACGGCGGCTGGGGGCAATGACCCTATACACGGCCTGCGCCCTGCTTAGCCAAGGCAGTTACCTCCTCTTTCGCGGGCTGGAGATGCTGCTGTTTTGGAGCAATCAACTGCGGCAGTACTATAGCGATCGCCAAGGGGCAGTGCTGGCGGGCAACCCCAATACATTGGTTCTGGCATGGCTGCGGCTGATGCACGCCACGGCGGAAACCGTCAGGCATCAAGGCAGTATCGGGGCGGCCATGGAATCTCTGCGGCTGCTGCTGCCCCTGAACCCGACCCAAGCGGCCCTGTGGGGAGAGCAACCCATTGACTGGGGGGCGATCGCCCGTTGGGATGGGGATCATCCGCTGCGGTGGTGGTTTCGCTGCACCTCCTCCCATCGTCCCTTGGGACTGCGGCTGCGGGCATTGATGGCCTATAGCCGTCGCTGGAAGTTGCCCTGCCTACTGCTTGTTGCCCCCCAATCCAGCGGGCCCTTACAGCGGGGCTGGCAGCAACTGACTCCCCTCTGGGGGGCGATCGCCGGTGTATTGCTGGCGCTCCTGTTAACCGCTGTTGGCCAGTTTGCCTTTCGGTTGGGACAGTTGGGGTTTGCCCTGTGGTGGTTAACCGATTGGCAGACCCTCGGACGGAGCCTGAGCGCAGTCGGTCTTGGGGTGGGGCTGTTTCTGCGGATCAATGCTTACTACCCTACCCTAGGCGATCGCCCCCAAGTTGCCACCCTCAGTCAACTCCTACACCGTTCCTTGGCATTGCCCCTCGACAGCACCCCTGTACGTCTAGAAGGGCGGCTGTGTGCGGTTACCGGCCTGCGCAATGGCTTAGGGCAGCACCTGTGGTTACAGACAGCCAACGGCCTTTGGTTACTGCGCTGCTATCGACCTTGGGGAAGCCTGTGGCTCATCCTTGCCCCCCAGCACCTAGAAACCCTGCGGGGGCGATCGCTCACGGTTGAAGGTTGGTTTCGCCGTGGTACCGTGCCCATGGTGGAGGTTGCCCAGTGGCACTGCCCCGACCTCAAGCAGACGCAGTCTTGGCAGGCACCCTACTGGGCCATCGTGGTGGCCAGCCTTTGGGTGCTTTACGGCATCCTCACCCTACTCGGCTGGCTCTAG
- a CDS encoding argininosuccinate synthase has protein sequence MGRAKKVVLAYSGGVDTSVCIPYLKQEWGVQEVITLAADLGQGDELDPIRQKALDSGASQSLVVDAQAAFIRDYAFPAIQANALYENRYPLSTALARPLIAKLLVEAAAEYGADAVAHGCTGKGNDQVRFDVAIAALNPNLKVLAPAREWGMSREETIAYGERFGIPAPVKKSSPYSIDRNLLGRSIEAGPLEDPWQEPLEEIYLMTRAIEDTPNSPEYVEIGFEQGVPVSLDGQRLDPVALVRQLNERVGRHGVGRIDMIENRLVGIKSREIYEAPALLVLIDAHRDLESLTLTADVTHYKRGIEDTYSRLVYNGLWYSPLKAALDAFIQQTQTRVSGTVRVKLFKGTAKVVGRQSPLSLYTPDLATYGADDQFDHKAAEGFIYVWGLPTRVWAEKLRQG, from the coding sequence ATGGGTCGTGCAAAAAAAGTCGTTTTGGCCTATTCCGGTGGCGTGGATACCTCAGTGTGTATTCCCTACCTGAAGCAGGAGTGGGGGGTGCAGGAGGTAATTACCCTAGCGGCGGATTTAGGGCAGGGGGATGAGCTAGACCCCATTCGCCAGAAGGCGCTTGACTCGGGCGCTAGCCAATCCTTAGTTGTGGATGCCCAAGCGGCATTTATCCGCGACTATGCCTTTCCGGCGATTCAGGCCAATGCCCTCTACGAAAACCGCTACCCCCTTTCAACGGCCTTGGCACGCCCCCTCATTGCTAAGCTGCTTGTAGAAGCAGCTGCCGAGTACGGTGCCGATGCGGTAGCCCATGGCTGCACCGGTAAAGGGAATGACCAAGTGCGCTTTGACGTGGCGATCGCCGCCCTGAACCCCAACCTGAAAGTACTTGCCCCGGCGCGGGAGTGGGGGATGAGCCGCGAAGAAACCATTGCCTACGGCGAGCGATTTGGCATTCCGGCACCCGTGAAAAAATCCTCCCCCTATAGCATTGACCGCAACCTCCTCGGTCGTAGTATTGAAGCCGGCCCCCTCGAAGACCCATGGCAGGAACCGCTCGAAGAGATTTACCTCATGACCCGTGCCATTGAGGACACCCCCAACTCGCCCGAGTACGTTGAGATTGGCTTTGAGCAGGGGGTGCCCGTTAGCTTGGATGGTCAGCGGCTAGACCCTGTTGCCCTCGTTCGCCAACTGAATGAGCGGGTGGGGCGCCACGGCGTGGGGCGCATTGACATGATTGAAAACCGCCTGGTGGGCATTAAGTCCCGCGAAATCTATGAGGCACCTGCCCTCCTAGTACTCATTGATGCCCATCGCGACCTCGAAAGCCTCACCCTAACGGCGGATGTCACCCACTACAAGCGCGGTATTGAAGACACCTACAGCCGTCTGGTCTATAACGGCCTGTGGTATAGCCCCCTGAAGGCCGCCTTAGATGCCTTTATTCAACAAACGCAAACCCGCGTGAGCGGAACCGTACGGGTCAAGCTCTTTAAGGGCACCGCCAAGGTGGTGGGGCGGCAATCTCCCCTGTCGCTTTATACGCCTGATTTGGCTACCTATGGTGCCGACGATCAATTTGATCATAAGGCTGCGGAAGGGTTTATCTATGTGTGGGGGCTACCGACGCGGGTGTGGGCAGAAAAGCTGCGTCAAGGCTAA
- a CDS encoding YciI family protein: MPWFVKIERGIVDKHTFDQYVPAHRAYVRQLIAAGHQARTGYWAERGGGMMLFEATSMAAAKAIVEADPLVQHQCVEYELHEWCIVEQPD; this comes from the coding sequence ATGCCATGGTTTGTGAAAATTGAGCGGGGCATCGTGGACAAACACACCTTTGACCAGTACGTACCGGCCCATCGTGCCTATGTCCGCCAGCTTATCGCTGCTGGTCATCAGGCTCGCACAGGCTACTGGGCGGAGCGGGGCGGCGGGATGATGCTGTTTGAGGCCACCTCAATGGCCGCCGCCAAAGCCATTGTTGAGGCAGACCCCCTAGTGCAACACCAGTGCGTTGAGTACGAACTGCACGAGTGGTGCATTGTCGAGCAACCGGATTAG
- a CDS encoding pentapeptide repeat-containing protein, translating into MSQPITLETLLSEFARGVRNFRGVNLAGSSFPLVQLSHVDLAGANLQGINWSGADLIKANLANANLRGANLIGADLSGANLTDADLQEAILSGAVLVGAYLSRANLRQAVLSGAVLKGAVLHDSNLQGANVVGADFSAADLTGAIAQRKDLEEATLSGATLPNGEVVFDESEVETVFQPPVQPVAEPIATSADSTMLEWTNEQVVEFWLQPQQPHLCTYQSADLKIIDLGNDCYQLRTVHEQAIATLDASVELQPRITLFTEAPFADLVAGVLAAHSFLPLRYCEQPVPAWEYVHVPIPAGAEVRQGTARQLWKTWWLMLKATPDGASPQLQLLVETQWQPIHDIAFAPLALGGLIIKTAAGDRHYDADAALLWLEFTNIGTILRPEPTAAPPPWQGILRVENGCLVIQTAVGTIAVRGDNLEVTLAGQPIDIQHL; encoded by the coding sequence ATGAGTCAACCCATCACCCTTGAGACCCTACTCAGTGAATTTGCCCGCGGCGTTCGTAATTTTCGCGGTGTCAACTTGGCCGGGAGTAGCTTTCCCTTGGTGCAACTGAGCCACGTGGATTTAGCGGGCGCTAATCTGCAGGGGATTAACTGGAGTGGCGCTGATTTAATTAAGGCCAATTTGGCCAATGCCAATCTGCGGGGGGCAAACCTGATTGGAGCAGATTTGAGTGGCGCCAATTTGACGGATGCGGATCTGCAGGAGGCGATCCTCAGCGGTGCGGTGTTGGTGGGGGCTTATCTGTCGCGGGCCAATCTGCGTCAGGCGGTGCTCAGTGGCGCGGTGCTTAAGGGGGCGGTGCTGCACGACAGCAATTTGCAAGGGGCGAATGTGGTAGGTGCTGATTTCTCGGCGGCCGATTTGACGGGGGCGATCGCCCAGCGCAAGGACTTAGAGGAAGCCACCCTCAGTGGTGCTACGTTGCCCAATGGGGAAGTGGTCTTTGATGAGAGTGAGGTGGAGACAGTATTCCAACCCCCGGTTCAGCCGGTTGCCGAACCCATTGCCACCTCCGCCGATAGCACGATGCTGGAGTGGACCAATGAACAGGTGGTGGAGTTTTGGCTACAGCCGCAGCAGCCGCACCTCTGTACCTACCAAAGCGCTGATCTGAAGATCATTGACCTTGGCAACGACTGCTACCAACTGCGCACGGTTCACGAGCAGGCGATCGCCACCCTAGATGCCAGCGTAGAGCTACAACCCCGTATCACCCTGTTCACGGAAGCGCCATTTGCGGATTTGGTGGCCGGTGTGTTGGCGGCGCACTCGTTTTTACCCCTGCGGTACTGTGAGCAGCCCGTGCCCGCATGGGAGTACGTTCATGTTCCTATTCCGGCAGGGGCAGAGGTCCGCCAAGGGACGGCTCGCCAACTCTGGAAAACGTGGTGGTTGATGCTCAAGGCAACGCCTGATGGAGCCTCCCCGCAGCTACAACTGTTGGTGGAAACCCAATGGCAGCCCATTCATGATATTGCCTTTGCCCCCCTCGCCCTTGGCGGCTTAATCATTAAAACAGCGGCGGGCGATCGCCACTACGATGCCGATGCAGCGCTGTTGTGGTTAGAGTTCACCAACATCGGTACCATCCTCCGCCCTGAACCGACCGCAGCGCCACCCCCATGGCAGGGGATCCTCAGGGTTGAAAACGGTTGCCTTGTGATTCAAACGGCAGTGGGCACGATTGCCGTGCGCGGGGACAACCTAGAAGTTACCCTTGCCGGGCAGCCCATTGATATTCAACACCTCTAA
- a CDS encoding sulfite exporter TauE/SafE family protein — protein sequence MLAYWLGHGLAIAIGLSLGLLGGGGSVLALPVLVYVMGIPTKVAIAMTLVIVGSVSLLAALPQWRRGYVNVRLALIFGSSTMIGAYLGARLAALPWITDTVQLLLFATTMLVAALLMIRRQQRPPELAFPEAEITLESQLYRPPACKYCWLWLPTEGLGVGILTGLVGVGGGFAIVPALVLLGKVPMRQAIGTSLLIITANSVAGVWGYLGTVTLDARLTLTLTLAAAIGSVVGSYWGQRVATHHLQKAFGYFLVAIAGFVMLKTLFSPPPEAPSRQSPSLNQEPRGSTASPSS from the coding sequence ATGCTGGCGTACTGGCTAGGGCATGGGTTAGCGATCGCCATCGGTCTGAGTTTGGGGCTGTTAGGGGGGGGTGGCTCTGTCCTTGCCCTGCCGGTGCTTGTGTATGTCATGGGTATTCCCACCAAGGTGGCGATCGCCATGACCCTCGTGATTGTGGGCAGTGTCAGCCTGTTGGCGGCACTCCCCCAGTGGCGACGCGGCTACGTGAACGTGCGCCTTGCCCTTATTTTTGGCTCCAGCACGATGATTGGCGCTTACCTAGGGGCACGCTTGGCCGCCCTGCCGTGGATTACCGACACGGTGCAATTGTTACTCTTTGCCACGACAATGCTGGTGGCGGCACTGTTAATGATTCGGCGGCAGCAACGCCCCCCAGAGCTAGCCTTCCCTGAAGCTGAAATAACGCTTGAAAGTCAGCTTTATCGCCCTCCCGCCTGCAAATACTGTTGGCTCTGGCTGCCCACCGAAGGGCTGGGGGTGGGGATCCTCACCGGTTTGGTGGGGGTGGGCGGCGGCTTTGCCATTGTACCCGCCCTCGTATTGCTGGGTAAGGTGCCAATGCGGCAGGCCATCGGTACATCGCTGCTGATTATTACCGCCAATTCCGTTGCCGGGGTATGGGGCTATTTGGGCACAGTGACCCTCGATGCACGGCTAACCTTGACCTTAACCCTTGCCGCTGCTATTGGATCGGTTGTTGGCAGTTACTGGGGACAGCGGGTTGCCACCCACCACCTGCAAAAAGCCTTTGGCTACTTTTTGGTGGCCATTGCGGGTTTTGTCATGCTCAAAACGCTGTTCTCACCGCCCCCCGAAGCACCCAGCCGTCAGTCGCCGAGCCTTAACCAAGAACCTAGAGGCTCAACCGCTAGCCCATCGTCATAG